A section of the Saccopteryx leptura isolate mSacLep1 chromosome 4, mSacLep1_pri_phased_curated, whole genome shotgun sequence genome encodes:
- the RAP2A gene encoding ras-related protein Rap-2a produces the protein MREYKVVVLGSGGVGKSALTVQFVTGTFIEKYDPTIEDFYRKEIEVDSSPSVLEILDTAGTEQFASMRDLYIKNGQGFILVYSLVNQQSFQDIKPMRDQIIRVKRYEKVPVILVGNKVDLESEREVSSIEGRALAEEWGCPFMETSAKSKTMVDELFAEIVRQMNYAAQPDKDDPCCSACNIQ, from the exons ATGCGCGAGTACAAAGTGGTGGTGCTGGGCTCGGGCGGGGTCGGCAAATCCGCCCTGACCGTGCAGTTTGTGACCGGCACCTTCATCGAGAAATACGACCCCACCATCGAAGACTTCTACCGCAAGGAGATCGAGGTGGACTCCTCGCCGTCGGTGCTGGAGATCCTGGACACGGCGGGCACTGAGCAGTTCGCGTCCATGCGGGACCTGTACATCAAGAACGGCCAGGGCTTCATCCTTGTCTACAGTCTCGTCAACCAGCAGAGCTTCCAGGACATCAAGCCCATGCGGGACCAGATTATCCGGGTGAAGCG GTATGAGAAAGTGCCAGTCATCTTGGTTGGGAACAAAGTGGACCTGGAAAGTGAAAGAGAAGTGTCATCCATTGAAGGCAGAGCCCTTGCTGAAGAGTGGGGCTGCCCCTTCATGGAGACTTCTGCTAAAAGTAAAACGATGGTGGACGAACTCTTTGCAGAAATTGTGAGGCAAATGAACTACGCGGCACAGCCTGACAAAGATGACCCATGCTGTTCTGCATGTAACATACAATAG